One window from the genome of Lacerta agilis isolate rLacAgi1 chromosome 16, rLacAgi1.pri, whole genome shotgun sequence encodes:
- the S1PR5 gene encoding sphingosine 1-phosphate receptor 5 — MEFASMETPRSLGQIYREYHNNNVISLHYNYTGKLHGSKYKGSLKADAIVFLVVCAFIVVENLVVLLAIWRNKKFHLPMYYLIGNLTLSDLLAGVAYTANIVMSGPNTLKLTPVQWFLREGGVFVTLAASVLSLLAIAIERHVTMVRMRLYHGDKKGRMFLLVGASWLASILLGVLPILGWNCIENLPECSTLLPLYSKHYVLFCITVFLAILVSIVVLYARIYRMVKFNGQRLGSLRKGMLKKSQKYMALLKTVTIVVGTFIACWLPLFLLLLLDVACQAQACSVLYKADYFLALAMINSLLNPIIYTLTSKDMRRAILKLLCCLLVVTPGTEESRAKRFGLPILEGSTSKSERSSHQQEGPNVSMSLGNSTPKAIKAMVLKAVY, encoded by the coding sequence ATGGAATTTGCCAGCATGGAGACCCCACGCTCTCTGGGCCAGATCTACCGAGAGTACCACAACAACAATGTGATTTCTTTGCACTACAACTACACAGGCAAGCTCCATGGCAGCAAATACAAGGGCAGTCTCAAGGCGGATGCCATTGTGTTCCTGGTGGTGTGCGCCTTCATTGTGGTGGAGAACCTCGTGGTCCTGCTGGCTATCTGGAGGAACAAGAAGTTTCACTTGCCCATGTACTACCTGATTGGGAACTTGACCCTGTCGGACCTGCTTGCTGGCGTGGCCTACACTGCCAATATCGTCATGTCCGGGCCCAACACCCTTAAGCTCACCCCTGTGCAGTGGTTTCTGCGGGAAGGTGGGGTCTTTGTCACGCTGGCTGCCTCTGTCCTCAGCCTCCTTGCAATTGCCATCGAGCGCCATGTCACGATGGTCCGCATGAGACTCTACCACGGGGACAAGAAAGGGCGGATGTTCCTGCTGGTGGGGGCCAGCTGGCTGGCCTCCATCTTGCTCGGGGTGCTGCCGATCCTGGGCTGGAACTGCATCGAAAACCTCCCCGAGTGTTCCACGCTGTTGCCCCTCTATTCTAAACATTACGTCCTCTTCTGCATCACTGTTTTCCTGGCCATCCTGGTCTCCATTGTGGTGCTCTATGCCCGCATCTACCGCATGGTCAAGTTCAATGGGCAGCGGCTGGGTAGCCTCCGCAAAGGCATGCTCAAGAAGTCCCAGAAGTATATGGCCCTGCTGAAGACGGTGACCATCGTGGTGGGCACTTTCATTGCCTGCTGGCtacccctcttcctcctcctgttgttgGACGTTGCCTGCCAAGCCCAGGCCTGCAGCGTGCTCTACAAAGCAGACTATTTCCTGGCCCTGGCGATGATTAACTCCCTCCTGAATCCCATCATTTACACCCTGACCAGTAAGGACATGAGACGGGCCATTCTCAAGTTGCTCTGCTGCTTGCTGGTGGTCACTCCCGGCACGGAGGAGAGCCGGGCCAAGCGCTTTGGTCTCCCTATACTGGAGGGCAGCACCAGCAAATCAGAGCGCTCGTCGCACCAGCAGGAGGGGCCTAATGTTAGCATGTCACTTGGGAACAGCACCCCCAAAGCAATCAAGGCAATGGTGCTGAAGGCCGTCTACTGA
- the ILVBL gene encoding acetolactate synthase-like protein, which yields MNPDMPAATSALGGSSTWVLALLGSLTVTLLGVAHKLGLIYQLWHQVDTKSTRHGGETVAEVLKAHGVRFVFTLPGGHISPILVACEKLGIRIVDTRHEATTVFAADAVARLSGTVGVAAVTAGPGVTNTVTAMKNAQMAESPVLLIGGAAAMLQKGRGALQDIDQLSLFKPLCKFCASVKSVREIAPVLRKAIAIAQCDTPGPVFVEFPLDILYPYHLVEREMFKKFSSKSLLGMIVNWYLRSYIGNLFAGAWEMQDFSPLPVNLPKASKGQVQQCVELISRAKKPVILLGSQVTLPPTPVKILRDALEELGIPCFLGGMARGMLGKNSPLHIRQNRRDALKEADVVILAGTVCDFRLSYGAVLSKRSKIIAVNRNQEQLLKNANVLWKPTVAIQGDAGCFLVCLCQALKGYSCPQDWVTSLKEVDRIKEKANREKAEKPTDQHLNPLKLLHHLDSLLPEDSLLIADGGDFVASAAYIVRPRGPLTWLDPGAFGTLGVGGGFALGAKLCRPDSEVWIIYGDGSLGFSIMEFDTFVRHKTPVIALVGNDACWSQISREQVPMLGSNVACGLDYLDYHVVAKGLGGKGFLLNRENEDQMEELIRTAQSECRQGHPVLLNVLIGKTDFREGSISV from the exons ATGAATCCTGACATGCCTGCTGCCACCTCGGCCCTAGGAGGCTCCTCGACATGGGTCTTGGCACTGCTGGGAAGCCTTACAGTGACTCTTCTTGGGGTAGCTCACAAACTGGGGCTCATCTATCAGCTGTGGCATCAG GTGGACACGAAGAGCACTCGGCACGGCGGAGAAACTGTGGCAGAAGTGCTGAAAGCTCATGGTGTGCGCTTTGTGTTCACACTGCCGGGTGGACATATCTCTCCCATTTTGGTGGCTTGCGAGAAGCTGGGCATTCGTATTGTGGACACGAGGCATGAGGCAACGACTGTATTTGCAGCAGATGCAGTGGCCAGGCTATCAG GAACAGTGGGAGTTGCTGCAGTGACAGCAGGACCAGGAGTGACTAACACTGTGACAGCTATGAAAAATGCTCAGATGGCAGAGTCTCCCGTGTTGTTGATTGGAGGGGCAGCAGCCATGTTGCAGAAG GGCAGAGGAGCTCTCCAAGACATTGATCAGTTGTCCCTCTTTAAACCACTCTGCAAATTCTGTGCTTCCGTCAAGTCTGTCCGAGAGATTGCCCCTGTGTTGCGAAAGGCCATTGCCATTGCCCAGTGTGACACTCCAG GGCCTGTGTTTGTAGAGTTCCCCTTGGATATCCTGTATCCCTATCATCTAgtagagagagagatgttcaAGAAGTTCTCTTCTAAAAGCCTTTTGGGAATGATTGTTAACTG GTATCTGCGCAGTTACATAGGGAACCTCTTTGCCGGGGCATGGGAGATGCAGGACTTTTCACCTCTGCCAGTGAACTTGCCAAAGGCTTCAAAGGGACAG GTGCAACAGTGTGTGGAGCTCATCAGCCGAGCTAAGAAGCCAGTCATCCTCCTTGGTAGTCAAGTGACCCTACCACCAACACCAGTAAAGATACTCAG AGATGCCTTAGAAGAACTGGGGATCCCGTGTTTTCTTGGAGGCATGGCTCGCGGCATGCTGGGGAAAAATAGCCCACTGCACATCCGTCAAAACCGGCGTGACGCGCTCAAGGAGGCAGATGTGGTCATTCTAGCAG GCACAGTCTGTGATTTTCGCCTGTCATACGGGGCGGTCCTAAGTAAACGCAGCAAAATCATTGCTGTCAACAGGAACCAGGAGCAGCTGCTGAAGAATGCAAATGTGTTGTGGAAACCCACCGTGGCCATTCAGG GGGATGCTGGCTGCTTCCTGGTGTGCTTGTGCCAAGCGTTGAAGGGCTATTCGTGTCCCCAGGATTGGGTAACAAGCCTGAAGGAGGTTGATCGCATAAAGGAGAAGGCAAACAG GGAGAAGGCAGAAAAACCGACCGATCAGCACCTCAACCCACTGAAGCTGCTGCACCATTTGGATAGTTTGCTTCCTGAAGACAGCCTGTTGATTGCTGACGGGGGTGACTTTGTTGCAAGTGCCGCCTACATTGTAAGGCCCAGGGGGCCACTGACATGGTTGGATCCAG GAGCCTTTGGGACCTTAGGGGTTGGTGGAGGCTTCGCGCTGGGAGCCAAGCTCTGCAGGCCAGACTCAGAG GTCTGGATCATATATGGAGATGGCTCCCTTGGGTTCAGCATCATGGAATTTGACACCTTTGTGCGACACAAG ACACCTGTCATCGCCCTGGTGGGGAACGATGCTTGCTGGAGCCAGATTTCCCGGGAGCAAGTTCCCATGCTTGGCAGCAATGTAGCCTGCGGCTTGGATTATCTAG